The sequence below is a genomic window from Clostridium putrefaciens.
TCAGGCATAAAATTTGAGGGTAAAGAAACTATATTAATAAATAAAAAGATCATAAGAGAAGAACTAGGGGAAATACTTTTCACTGATTATGGAATTTCAGGTCCACCTACACTTCAATTAAGTAGGATAGCATCTAAAGGACTAAGCAAAGGAAAAACCGTAGAGATAGAAGTAGATATGATGCCTAACATGTCAAAAGACGAACTAAATGTATTTTTAGAAAATCACTTCGGATCTTTTTCTTACAGAAGTGTTTACGAATCATTTATAGGTATAATAAACAAAAAGCTAATACCTATATTTCTAAGAGAATGCGGTATTTTAGATATACATTCGCCTTGCCATGACTTAGATTGGAAGAAAAGAGAAACATTGATAAATAAGCTAAAGGCTTGGACATTTAAAGTCATTGATACCAATTCATTTTCAAATGCTCAAGTAACTTGTGGAGGTGTAGACACAACTGAAGTAAATCCTCTAACATTAGAATCAAAAGTTATTTCAAATTTATTTTTTTGTGGTGAGTTATTAGATGTTGATGGAGATTGTGGAGGATTTAACCTACAGTGGGCTTGGAGTTCTGCTGCAGTAGCTGCTAAGTCATTATAGTATTATAAAAAATCTAAAATTTAAGGTTAAATAATGAATATATAACTACCTTATTCATTATTTAACCTTACTTTAAATTAATATTCTTTATTACTTATCCAAAATGTTTCTAACAATGTAGCTTCTTTTCCTTCGTCATCTAAAATTCTATGTATGCAATCCATACTATCTCCATTATCATCTATTTGGACTTGTGAGGTTATACTATGTCCATATCTAGTTTCCTTTTTATATATAACCTTAATTCTTTTTAGAGTGTATTTAAGTATCTTTTCTAATGGAACAGCCTCTATAGCCCAGGAAATATACTTTGTATTATTTACATGTCTATTAGTATCTATATCACTATACCTAATGGTAAAGTACTCCTCATTATCTATTTTAGTTATATTTTTAATCTTATCCATATTTAATTCTTCATTACATTTTTCATTAATATCATAAGCCTCATATAAACTCTTTAAAATCCTAATGGGTTTTCTCTTTTCAATATCTATTAAAAACCATACAGATTTTGCTGTACCTATAATATTACCATCTTTATTACAAACTTCATGCTCTCTAAATGCATAAAACCTTTTAAGTGAATATGCGCTAGTTTTAACTGTAATCTTATCACCATACTTAGGGAACTCTACTATATCTATATCCCACTTGTATAACACCCAAGCTGCATTGTTAGATTTTAAATAGTCGAGTCCTATACCTAATTCTTCGCTTTGATAGGTAGCTACATCCCCAAAAAAGTTCACCAAAGACGTTATAAGAGCCTTCCTCTTATAGTCAATGTCATGATAATATATTTCATATTGTTTCTCTGTAATGATACCTCTCATATAAACACCTCCACATAAAGCATATTATATCTTTCTAATTAATTTACCATGTAATTACAAAGGTGATTTGCCTTAGTCTAATTATATGTAAAGACAAAAGCAAATCACCTATTTATATATATTAACTTTTACTAACCATTAAGTGCAGTAAGTAGTTCTTCTACATCAAATCCATGAACCATAGCTGCCTCTTCTAATGTCTCCATTTGAGATGAGGGACATCCAACACAACCCATACCAAAACTCATTAAAACTTCAACAGCTTCTGGATACTCCATAACTACATCTCCAATAGTCATTTCTTTTGAAATTTCCATATATATCAACTCCTCTTTCTTTTCAGAATATAATATTTATTATACTCTAGCGAAATCTTATATACAATGAAGATATTGTTAAATTAATAATATAATTTTTAAATTTCACCTACCATTATTGTTTGGTCTCTTTTAGGTCCCACAGATACTATAGATACCTTTATTCCTGTTAATTCTTGTATTCTATTTAAATATACCTTAGCGTTATTTGGAAGTTCATTATAGCTTCTAGCATCTGCTACTGAATTATCCCATCCTTCAAATTCTTCGTAAACTGGTTCACATTTAGCGAGATCTTCAAGACTTGCTGGGAAGTAATCTATTACCTTATCTTCAAATTTATATCCAGTACAAATCTTTATCTTTTCAAGTCCTGCTAGAGTATCTATCTTAGTCACAGCAAAGCTTGTAAGTCCAGATACTCTAGCTGTAGTTTTTAATATTACAGTATCAAGCCACCCACATCTTCTAGCTCTTCCTGTAGTTACTCCATATTCATGTCCATTTTCTCTTATCCAGTCCCCTGTTTTATTTGTAAGTTCTGTTGGAAAAGGACCTTTGCCAACCCTAGTTGTGTAAGCTTTAGCTATACCTATAGCATTAGTTATCATAGTTGGTCCTATACCTACCCCGTTAGATACTCCGCCTGCAGTAGTATTGGATGATGTAACATAAGGGTATGTTCCATAGTCTATATCTAAAAGCATACCTTGAGCACCTTCAAATAATACTTTTTTATCCTTCTTTATTTCATCATATACTCTTACAGATGTATCCTGTACAAAAGGCTTAAGTCTCTTTGCATAGGCACTATACTCTTCATATATATCTTCAAAGTTTAGTTCTTCTCCGCCTAAAACTTTAACTATGTATTTATTTTTAATTTCGATATTAGCTCTTAGTTTTTCCTTAAATACCTGAGGTTTTATAAGGTCACATACTCTAATACCAGATCTTTCAAACTTGTCTGTATAGCATGGTCCTATTCCCTTTCCTGTAGTACCTATATCGTCCTTCCCTCTTGCCTTTTCATTTAAACTATCTAGTATCTTATGGTAAGGTAATATTACGTGAGCCCTATCGCTAACTATTAACCTTTCTCCGTTTATATTTTCTCCTAAAGATTCTAAGTACTCTATTTCATCAAATAAAGCCTTTGGATCAACTACTACACCATTTCCTATTACATTTAAAGTATTTTTATATAGTATTCCTGAAGGTATTAAATGCAGCTTATACTCTTTTTCACCAACTACTACAGTATGCCCTGCATTATTTCCCCCTTGGTATCTTACAACAACATCTGCTGACTTTGCCAAGTAGTCTGTCATCTTACCTTTTCCTTCATCGCCCCATTGAGCACCTAGTACTACAAAAGCTGACATTAATATCACTCCATTTCAAATTATATTATATTATTAATTATTACCATACTTTTAAAAATTATATCAAAAGGTTCATGACTTTTACAAAAATGCTATAAAAGCTCCTTTTAAATTTACTCTTCAAGTAATAACTTTATAAGGCTCTTCCTTTTTATTCCTCATGTAATATATTATCAAAGTGAATAATTGAAGTCAATAACAAATACGAATATTATTTGTTTATATCCTTAAATAATTCGTATTAATTGGTAGTTTTAATAAGTATACCGTCTTTAAAAATTGTATTC
It includes:
- a CDS encoding acyl-[acyl-carrier-protein] thioesterase; the protein is MRGIITEKQYEIYYHDIDYKRKALITSLVNFFGDVATYQSEELGIGLDYLKSNNAAWVLYKWDIDIVEFPKYGDKITVKTSAYSLKRFYAFREHEVCNKDGNIIGTAKSVWFLIDIEKRKPIRILKSLYEAYDINEKCNEELNMDKIKNITKIDNEEYFTIRYSDIDTNRHVNNTKYISWAIEAVPLEKILKYTLKRIKVIYKKETRYGHSITSQVQIDDNGDSMDCIHRILDDEGKEATLLETFWISNKEY
- a CDS encoding DUF1858 domain-containing protein, whose protein sequence is MEISKEMTIGDVVMEYPEAVEVLMSFGMGCVGCPSSQMETLEEAAMVHGFDVEELLTALNG
- a CDS encoding adenylosuccinate synthase, with translation MSAFVVLGAQWGDEGKGKMTDYLAKSADVVVRYQGGNNAGHTVVVGEKEYKLHLIPSGILYKNTLNVIGNGVVVDPKALFDEIEYLESLGENINGERLIVSDRAHVILPYHKILDSLNEKARGKDDIGTTGKGIGPCYTDKFERSGIRVCDLIKPQVFKEKLRANIEIKNKYIVKVLGGEELNFEDIYEEYSAYAKRLKPFVQDTSVRVYDEIKKDKKVLFEGAQGMLLDIDYGTYPYVTSSNTTAGGVSNGVGIGPTMITNAIGIAKAYTTRVGKGPFPTELTNKTGDWIRENGHEYGVTTGRARRCGWLDTVILKTTARVSGLTSFAVTKIDTLAGLEKIKICTGYKFEDKVIDYFPASLEDLAKCEPVYEEFEGWDNSVADARSYNELPNNAKVYLNRIQELTGIKVSIVSVGPKRDQTIMVGEI